Proteins from a single region of Zhongshania aliphaticivorans:
- a CDS encoding TonB-dependent receptor plug domain-containing protein, which produces MHRPSLQHTIAISVLILFTLNLPLYANTWDSDELPMVLTPARLKQNRSEVPASVSVIDRAMITASGLKEIPELFRLIPGTSVGARDGWNYVVSYHGTNYRDSRRMQVLIDGRSVYQPGLATVDWNDIPISIQDIERIEVVRGPSSASYGANAFLGVINIITRHPSDVNRYETDILYGTENTENYRVSYADEIFNGSYRVTAASIQDDGFDIDRNGNERFDSKSSKLFNTRYESHIDDYTISLGLGYKTGETTDDLSDIDVTQPITKTKDYYFSSKIEKELSGRHKVTFNYNLSSQKQIHRWTVQGPPFLLGLNNNPSAVVLADANEDLRGSRQDVDLQDTYIWNDSFKTIAGIHLIKSRTSSETYYGTTLNSNNYQIFFNAEKKITKKISFNLGGSYEYEKNIGKNYSPRIAAHYHLSNGHSFRAVYSKAIRTPDLHETSADWSYTARNIRPSPDGQTEGEFIQTAVGNPNLKPEQIASREIGYYGNFHRYNFQLDVKVFNDQLERLISNSISLERFDPINNGNLKQSGIETEIDYRPSHQWLVHVSYAYIRSKAYSSSDQPFTESTETSFTPKNSASALLSYRTKNNYNISLTQYYARAIGTSKNKFFRSDFRIAKEVSFKNTSFEITYTGQYRHDQDSELLSDNIYRNDLRQFIGLNFKY; this is translated from the coding sequence ATGCACCGACCATCGTTACAACACACTATAGCTATCAGTGTCTTAATATTATTCACTCTTAATCTTCCGCTTTACGCTAATACCTGGGATAGTGATGAACTTCCCATGGTATTAACTCCCGCCCGACTTAAACAAAACCGCAGTGAGGTCCCCGCCAGTGTCAGTGTGATTGATAGGGCAATGATTACCGCATCTGGTTTAAAAGAAATTCCTGAACTGTTTCGACTAATCCCAGGAACTTCTGTTGGCGCTAGAGACGGTTGGAACTACGTTGTAAGTTATCATGGTACGAACTACCGTGACTCTAGAAGAATGCAGGTTCTCATCGACGGTCGATCCGTCTACCAACCAGGTTTAGCTACTGTTGATTGGAATGATATTCCAATTTCAATACAAGATATTGAACGCATCGAAGTAGTTCGTGGTCCTTCTAGTGCTAGTTACGGTGCAAATGCATTCCTAGGTGTGATAAATATAATAACTCGTCATCCAAGTGACGTTAATCGTTACGAAACCGATATTCTTTATGGCACAGAAAATACAGAGAATTATAGAGTCAGCTACGCAGATGAAATATTCAACGGCAGCTACAGGGTTACAGCAGCAAGTATTCAGGATGATGGATTTGATATAGATCGGAATGGAAATGAACGATTTGATAGTAAATCTAGTAAACTTTTTAACACCCGTTACGAATCCCATATAGATGATTACACTATAAGTTTAGGATTGGGATATAAAACCGGAGAAACAACCGACGACTTATCAGATATTGACGTAACTCAGCCAATAACTAAAACAAAAGATTATTACTTTTCAAGTAAAATTGAAAAAGAACTTTCAGGTCGACATAAAGTAACATTCAACTACAACTTGTCATCTCAGAAACAAATACATAGATGGACAGTACAAGGCCCACCTTTTTTACTTGGTCTAAATAATAATCCATCCGCTGTCGTACTAGCAGATGCAAATGAGGATTTACGAGGAAGCCGTCAAGATGTCGATTTGCAAGACACTTATATATGGAACGACAGTTTCAAAACAATTGCAGGTATACATTTAATAAAATCACGCACATCTTCAGAAACTTACTATGGAACCACACTCAATAGTAATAATTATCAAATATTTTTTAATGCAGAGAAAAAAATAACAAAAAAGATAAGTTTTAATCTAGGAGGTTCTTATGAGTATGAAAAGAATATTGGTAAAAACTATTCACCGCGCATTGCTGCCCACTACCATTTATCAAATGGTCATAGTTTTAGGGCAGTATATTCAAAAGCAATAAGAACCCCAGACCTACATGAAACATCAGCGGATTGGAGTTATACCGCAAGAAATATAAGACCTTCACCCGACGGCCAAACTGAAGGTGAATTTATTCAAACGGCAGTTGGTAACCCAAATTTAAAACCAGAACAAATCGCTTCTAGAGAAATCGGGTACTACGGTAATTTTCACCGTTATAACTTTCAGTTAGATGTAAAAGTATTTAATGATCAACTAGAGCGTCTAATATCAAATTCAATATCACTAGAGCGATTTGATCCAATTAACAATGGTAATTTAAAACAATCTGGTATCGAAACTGAAATAGATTATCGACCAAGTCATCAATGGCTTGTCCACGTAAGTTATGCTTACATAAGAAGTAAAGCATACAGCAGCTCAGATCAACCTTTCACAGAAAGTACAGAAACAAGTTTTACTCCTAAAAATTCAGCTAGCGCGTTGCTTAGTTACAGAACAAAAAATAACTACAATATATCTCTAACACAATACTATGCTAGGGCTATTGGCACATCAAAAAACAAATTCTTTAGAAGTGATTTTCGTATCGCAAAGGAAGTAAGTTTCAAAAATACCAGTTTTGAAATTACCTATACTGGACAGTATAGACATGATCAAGATAGTGAATTACTTAGTGATAATATATATAGAAATGATCTCCGACAGTTTATCGGGTTAAACTTTAAATATTAG
- the mnmE gene encoding tRNA uridine-5-carboxymethylaminomethyl(34) synthesis GTPase MnmE codes for MNYSSDTIAAIATPPGKGGVGIVRISGPQCQDIARNMLDIPKLIPRYAHYSRFLEVTPTGTTSIDQGIAIYYPGPNSFTGEDVLELQGHGGPIILDCLLRSVINQGVRMARPGEFSERAFLNNKIDLAQAEAIADLIDSASEQAARQALRSLEGHFSKEINALVEAITLLRIYVEAAIDFPEEEIDFISDGRVANELEAIKTHIEGVFNSAKQGSILREGMTVVIAGKPNAGKSSLLNALAGRESAIVTNIAGTTRDILRENILIDGMPLHIVDTAGLRDSNDPVELEGIKRAWAEISQADRILLVIDSQNDNKEKSAIPPEFDIFVEQKKLTLIYNKCDLTNLTVKPENNTQDSIYISAKENLGIDSLREHLKSCVGYDDGDTPFIARRRHIDALTRGRDHIYNGEQQLKTYNAGELLAEELRLAQNALSEITGEFSSDDLLGRIFSSFCIGK; via the coding sequence ATGAATTACTCAAGCGACACAATTGCTGCAATAGCCACACCACCAGGAAAAGGTGGTGTGGGCATTGTCCGAATATCTGGACCTCAATGCCAAGATATTGCGCGCAATATGCTCGATATACCCAAACTAATCCCTCGTTATGCTCATTACAGCCGCTTTCTAGAAGTTACACCCACTGGTACCACATCGATTGATCAAGGTATTGCTATTTACTACCCTGGTCCAAACTCATTTACAGGTGAAGACGTCCTCGAGCTTCAAGGACATGGCGGACCCATTATTCTCGACTGTTTGTTGCGCTCGGTTATTAATCAAGGCGTCAGAATGGCTAGACCAGGGGAATTTTCAGAAAGGGCTTTTTTAAACAACAAAATTGATTTAGCTCAAGCTGAAGCAATTGCGGATCTAATTGATAGTGCTTCTGAGCAAGCGGCAAGACAAGCATTACGTTCTTTAGAAGGGCATTTCAGTAAAGAAATAAATGCACTAGTAGAAGCTATTACGTTACTTCGTATTTATGTTGAAGCGGCAATAGATTTCCCAGAAGAAGAAATAGATTTCATTAGCGACGGGAGAGTTGCTAATGAACTTGAGGCTATAAAAACGCACATTGAAGGCGTATTTAATTCTGCAAAACAAGGTAGCATACTCAGAGAGGGAATGACCGTTGTTATAGCGGGAAAGCCAAACGCTGGAAAATCGAGTTTACTCAATGCCTTAGCAGGAAGAGAGTCAGCAATAGTTACAAATATAGCTGGAACAACAAGAGATATACTTAGAGAAAATATTCTTATCGATGGTATGCCTCTTCATATTGTTGATACTGCAGGTTTACGTGACAGCAATGATCCAGTAGAACTTGAGGGTATAAAACGGGCCTGGGCGGAAATTAGTCAAGCTGACCGAATACTACTGGTTATAGACAGTCAAAACGACAATAAAGAAAAATCGGCTATACCTCCAGAATTTGATATTTTTGTAGAACAAAAAAAATTAACGCTAATATATAACAAGTGTGATTTAACCAATCTCACAGTTAAACCAGAAAACAACACCCAAGATAGCATTTATATCTCAGCGAAAGAAAACCTTGGTATTGATAGCCTAAGAGAACACCTAAAATCCTGTGTAGGATACGATGACGGCGATACTCCATTCATAGCCCGACGACGCCATATTGATGCGCTAACACGTGGAAGAGACCATATATATAACGGTGAACAACAACTTAAAACTTACAATGCAGGGGAGTTATTAGCTGAAGAACTTCGTCTAGCACAGAATGCCCTTAGTGAAATTACCGGAGAATTCAGCTCAGATGACCTTCTCGGTCGTATCTTTTCTAGTTTTTGTATTGGAAAATAA
- the yidC gene encoding membrane protein insertase YidC: MIDFQRYLLIAAVAALSLMLLIEWQKFEVSSPTTTQSSASTAIAPTTSNDNNDLPAITSNSEIDDIKSDTNTKVKHITVQTDVLDIKIDLHGGDIIYAGLPKYTASLESEDPFVILENNDTRNYIAQSGLIGNNATDTSKGRPYFSAKSASYAISEDSDTLNVDLYYKYSDTVTITKRFELSRGEYLIQVKYLIDNKSDDTFQASFFGQLKRGNSDDPSVNDDGGMFAMKPFIGVAYATNEDLYKKSTFSKMQDKPVKATVNGGWIGIVQHYFVSAWVPTPDSVNELSTIVTQQNMNIARVTSAAVTVAPQSQGTISASFYTGPKDQYSLQEISPGLELTVDYGWLWWIAQPLFWLLTKIHSVLGNWGFSIIGVTILVKAAFFQLNQKAFTSMANMRKFQPKLAEIKERYADDRQKQSQAMMELYKKEKINPLGGCLPMVVQMPVFISLYWVLMESIELRHAPFVLWIHDLSAMDPYFVMPLIMGLSMFIQQRLNPAPPDPMQAKIMQWMPIVFTFFFLFFPAGLVLYWVVNNTLSIIQQYIITKRIEKKESGLATR, encoded by the coding sequence ATGATTGATTTTCAGCGCTATCTCCTTATCGCCGCCGTCGCTGCGCTATCACTTATGTTATTAATAGAATGGCAAAAGTTTGAAGTAAGCTCACCCACCACGACCCAGTCTAGTGCTAGCACCGCGATTGCACCCACTACAAGTAATGACAATAACGACCTTCCCGCCATTACAAGCAACAGTGAAATTGATGACATCAAGAGTGATACCAACACAAAGGTCAAACATATAACTGTTCAAACTGATGTTTTAGATATCAAAATCGACTTACATGGTGGTGACATCATTTATGCTGGGCTACCCAAATATACAGCTAGTTTAGAGTCTGAAGATCCTTTTGTTATTCTAGAAAATAACGATACACGAAATTATATTGCCCAAAGTGGCTTAATCGGCAACAACGCAACAGATACGTCAAAAGGTCGTCCTTATTTTTCCGCCAAATCAGCAAGTTATGCAATTAGCGAAGACTCCGACACCTTAAATGTAGATTTATATTATAAATACAGTGACACCGTAACAATAACTAAACGGTTTGAACTAAGCCGCGGTGAATACCTTATTCAGGTCAAATACTTAATTGACAACAAAAGCGATGACACATTCCAAGCAAGCTTTTTCGGCCAGCTAAAACGCGGCAACAGCGATGACCCAAGTGTCAATGATGACGGTGGCATGTTCGCTATGAAACCCTTTATCGGTGTTGCCTATGCTACAAATGAAGATTTGTATAAAAAATCGACCTTTAGCAAAATGCAGGATAAACCAGTTAAAGCAACCGTGAATGGCGGTTGGATAGGTATAGTTCAGCATTACTTCGTTAGTGCTTGGGTACCAACCCCAGACAGTGTTAATGAGTTAAGCACGATTGTTACCCAACAAAATATGAATATAGCTCGCGTAACCAGTGCTGCAGTTACCGTCGCTCCGCAAAGCCAAGGTACGATAAGCGCTAGTTTTTATACCGGCCCCAAAGACCAATATAGTCTCCAAGAAATATCTCCTGGCCTAGAACTGACGGTTGATTACGGCTGGCTTTGGTGGATAGCCCAGCCTTTGTTCTGGTTGTTGACCAAAATACATTCTGTACTCGGCAACTGGGGTTTCTCAATTATAGGGGTCACAATTTTAGTTAAAGCCGCTTTTTTCCAGCTGAATCAAAAAGCATTTACCTCAATGGCTAATATGCGAAAATTTCAGCCCAAACTCGCTGAAATTAAAGAGCGCTATGCGGACGATCGTCAAAAACAATCACAAGCAATGATGGAGCTGTACAAAAAAGAAAAAATTAACCCCTTGGGAGGATGTCTTCCAATGGTGGTACAAATGCCTGTGTTTATTTCTCTATATTGGGTGTTAATGGAAAGTATTGAATTACGACATGCTCCATTCGTACTTTGGATACACGACCTTTCTGCAATGGACCCATATTTTGTTATGCCACTTATCATGGGTTTATCAATGTTTATTCAACAGCGTTTAAATCCAGCACCACCTGATCCAATGCAGGCAAAAATAATGCAATGGATGCCCATAGTGTTTACATTCTTCTTCCTGTTTTTCCCTGCTGGATTAGTTTTATACTGGGTAGTCAACAACACTCTCTCTATCATTCAACAGTATATTATTACTAAACGCATAGAGAAGAAGGAGAGCGGCTTAGCCACTCGCTAA